GTCCGGTATATGATGATCCCACACCAGTATTCACCGCCACCAGTCGTGAAGCTCATTATTATCGCGTCGAGGTTGACTCATTTTATACAGGAACGGGTTGGCGACCATCTGCATTTCAGACGCAAGCTGCTCCTTTAGACGGTGCTATTATGCGTGATCCATCGGCTCGAGTCGATTATGGTCAAGCAACGTCAGTGAAACTAGTTTTTAACGGCGGTAAAACCTTTTTGCCATTACCGTATGGGCAATTAACTTTTACTGGCGGTAAACCAGACCCCACGACCGATTTTTTGCTTAACTCAGCCACACAAAGGATAACTGCGAGCGATGATCAACGCTTCGAACGCCTTGATATTCAGGTGCAGCAAAAACAGTTTACCGATACGCAACTCGAAACTGCTACGAGTTCAACTCAGTTAATTTCATCTAATTATTTACGGCTTCCTAGTTCACTACCGCAACGAGTTAGAACACTGGCAAAAAGAATCACGGCTGATGCCAAAACGCCTTATGAAAAAGTCATCGCCATTCAAACTTACTTGCGCTCAGATCCGCGCTTCACCTATTCAAAAACAGATGCACAGCAAACACCGGCAAATGGTGACTATGTTGATTACTTTCTGTTCGATTCACCTATTGGTTACTGTGATAATTTTTCCAGTGCTATGGTTGTCCTATGCCGCAGCATTAACCTGCCAGCACGATGGGCAAAAGGATTTAATACTGGCACTTTTGAAGGCGGAAGTGGCGCGAACAAACAATACATCATTCGCAATAGCAATGCACACTCTTGGCCGGAAATTTATTTCAACAATTTAGGCTGGGTTCCCTTCGAACCAACACCAGGATTCAGCAATCCGGCCACCCCTGATGATCCTGTAATGCCTTCCGCGGCAAGCAATACAGCCTCACAATCAGCCAGCAGTTCAGCAGTCAGATCAGCAGTATCTTCGTCAGAATCGCGTTCCATTGTGAGCGCCTCATCTACTCAACCGAAACCGTCTTCTCGATCGTCTCTCGGCAGCTTTCATTGGACAGCTATCATCGTTTTGACTGTCGTCTTGACTTTATGCATTGTCTTAATCTGGCAACTACCAGCGCTGGTGGCGTTCACCATTAGTTTCAATTTGACACAGAGAAACTTTCCCCGCCGTTATCGTTTGTTACTTTGGTCATTACGGCGCGTGACACGACGCCGGTCAAGTCAACCATTGACAGTCTATGCACACCGCATTGATACACGATTAGGCGATCAACGACACTTCACCACGCTCACGCATGCCTACGAAGCTTGGACATTTGGACATGTCGCAATTCATCCTGATCCGCTCACAACATCCCTAAAATCCTTGAGCACGCAGCTAGCCCAATACGCACGACGCAAATTCCACGTGAAACAAAATTAACTTTACGCAATAATCGTTCCACATGAAACACAGCAGCATTTCTGCTGTGTTTTTTGAGTGTTTAACAAAAATACTCGGTTTTTACATACCACTAATGCCGGTACTATTTCCAAAAAAGTTTCCCTTACTTTCCTAGAAATTCTCGTTAAATTATTCATCCCTATTCATTGTCATAAGCACCATCTGAAGGTTTCACACGAAACATAACACCTATTATTCATGGAAATGTCACAATTCATTCTTTTCCGGCTCGTCTACCCCGTGAGAACCTTGCTATACCAACATTTAACAGAAAATCCTTGCACTTACTAATAAAAAGCGAGTATGATAATACAAACAGTTTCTGAGTAGACCTTAGAAATTGTTTGGCCCCTGCTGCTATTCTTTTAGCAGCCGTGCCTTTTCGACTGGACTCTGCAGTTAGATCGTGACGTACTCAGAAGAAAGGGGGGAGCCGCTGACTTTAGCGGCGAACACTTATGAAAGTTATGATCGTACTTGAAAACATCGTCATGGACGGTGTTAAACGCGCATCAACTGTTTTAGGAAATGATCTCGTTCCTAGATTGCATAATTAAAGTTACCACCCAGAAAATGTGAAAAAAGACCTGTCCGTTCTTGCTAAAATGGTGTTTGCATAACATACCATCTAGAGAGAAGGACAGGTCCCATGGCCATTATAACCTTAATTGAACGATCTCAGATAGAACTGATGCAACACCACACGATTCAATACATCGCCGCGACCTTAGGCCGCTCTCGTATTTCTATTAGGCATGAGCTTCACCGTTGCCCTGAAGGTGATTACTGCGCCATTATAGCTCAGGATCATGCCGATACTTGTCGGCATCGTTGTGGTCGGCACTCGATTTTAACGCCTAAGTTGAAGCGGATGGTAACTGAGAAGCTAAACCTAGGTTGGTCCCCTGAAATGGTCGGTTATGCCGTTCACTGTGCGCCACACACGATTTACCACTGGATTTATCAAAGACAAGTCGATTTTCAGCCAAGCCAACTCTTTGATCACGGTAAACGTCATAAAAGAAGACAAGACCTTCGGTCGCGCTATAACCAAGCAGTAGGCACCTCAATTGAGATTCGCAGTGAGTCAGCTAATCGGCGAACCGAAAAAGGACATTTAGAGATGGATACAGTTCGCGGTGGTCGCGGGTCAAAGGCTGCTGTTTTGACCATTGTCGATCGGGTGACACGTTTAATGGCGACAACTAAGCTTGAAAACTTATCACAAAATGCTGTTCTCAAGGGATTTGCAAGACTGATGGTGGACTTTCCGGGTCCGGTTCGATCAGTGACGGTTGATCACGGTAAAGAGTTTTCCTGCGATCAGGCGCTTACAAAGCGCTATCGGATACCGGTTTACTTTTGCCACGCCTATCACCCGAATGAACGGGGCACAAATGAACGGTTCAATCGAGAACTTCGCTACTATTTCCCGAAGGGAACACAGTTTGATCAGGTTTCAGAGACCGATATTCAACAAGCCACAGCGCTTATCAATAACAAACCTAGAAAATGTCTCCGTTGGCAAACCCCAGTTCAAGCAGTGAGCAAGCCTCTTTCTAGGTGGTAACTTTATTATTGCAATCTAGGCGTTAAACACTATGATGTCAGTTTCTATAGTTTAGCAGATGCCCCTGCATATTTTGAATTGGACGCCCCGCTACTTATTGCCCCGCGTCCGACAGATCCCAAGTTGCTTAACTTCTTTGGAAGCGACCCATATACACATTATCGTGATCAAATCAATGACTTGATTATGACGATTCGTGACCAGCATTTTCAGGCTGTGATTTTGCCTGCTGGTTTGACGACCAGCTTCGCACCGCTCATCAAGCAGGCATTACCAGATGTCAATCTGATTGGCTGGATGCACAATAACTACGCAACGTACATGGAAGATTACTACGTTCAAATGCAAGCTGAGTTTGAAGGCGGCTTGCAAGCTGTTGATACCTTGGTCACCCTCACTGAAAGTGACCTAAATTCTTACAAGCGTTTCAATCCGAACACGGTTAAAATTTACAATCCCCTCACCCTTAACCCCACTGGTGAGGCAAATCTCGACGCGCACCGGATCGCCTTCACTGGGCGCATTGCGATTGCCCACAAAGGTATCGACTTCTTACTCGAAGCCGCCGCATCTTTACCAGATGACTGGCAAATTGCGATTGCCGGCTCAGGCACTGATGAAGATATGAAAAATTTCTACGATTTGATTGACTATTTCCATGTGGCCGACAAGTTAATCTACCAAGGCCCACTGAAAGACCAAGCCTTACGCGATCATTATCGTAATGCTTCAATCTTCGTATCGACCTCTCGTTGGGAAGGTATGCCGTTAGTTATCGGTGAAGCCATGGCTTCTGGCT
This genomic window from Lacticaseibacillus paracasei subsp. paracasei contains:
- a CDS encoding transglutaminase domain-containing protein, with the protein product MPKWLQRLLTILLTWWLLALFVQPFSVINPIAHPRELAGYVVIISLISYLAALWPRAWPIWLTTAFLSMIVGLWAILPLKQHFGLTWFNTYVQTFNTATRRFLQVGGVDVPATLSMTLIVALVAFLLLITVVLQLYPGAVAIVLSYLLAVHVFNGSDLTTQFFQLAVVTGLLAVLHLYHTRWRAFLIGSLSIVGLTLGLMWLSTSTPLNDWLANISVPARERLNQRGFYASLEAYANGSGRTGFTENSRVLGGPVYDDPTPVFTATSREAHYYRVEVDSFYTGTGWRPSAFQTQAAPLDGAIMRDPSARVDYGQATSVKLVFNGGKTFLPLPYGQLTFTGGKPDPTTDFLLNSATQRITASDDQRFERLDIQVQQKQFTDTQLETATSSTQLISSNYLRLPSSLPQRVRTLAKRITADAKTPYEKVIAIQTYLRSDPRFTYSKTDAQQTPANGDYVDYFLFDSPIGYCDNFSSAMVVLCRSINLPARWAKGFNTGTFEGGSGANKQYIIRNSNAHSWPEIYFNNLGWVPFEPTPGFSNPATPDDPVMPSAASNTASQSASSSAVRSAVSSSESRSIVSASSTQPKPSSRSSLGSFHWTAIIVLTVVLTLCIVLIWQLPALVAFTISFNLTQRNFPRRYRLLLWSLRRVTRRRSSQPLTVYAHRIDTRLGDQRHFTTLTHAYEAWTFGHVAIHPDPLTTSLKSLSTQLAQYARRKFHVKQN
- a CDS encoding IS30 family transposase, whose translation is MAIITLIERSQIELMQHHTIQYIAATLGRSRISIRHELHRCPEGDYCAIIAQDHADTCRHRCGRHSILTPKLKRMVTEKLNLGWSPEMVGYAVHCAPHTIYHWIYQRQVDFQPSQLFDHGKRHKRRQDLRSRYNQAVGTSIEIRSESANRRTEKGHLEMDTVRGGRGSKAAVLTIVDRVTRLMATTKLENLSQNAVLKGFARLMVDFPGPVRSVTVDHGKEFSCDQALTKRYRIPVYFCHAYHPNERGTNERFNRELRYYFPKGTQFDQVSETDIQQATALINNKPRKCLRWQTPVQAVSKPLSRW